In a genomic window of Penaeus vannamei isolate JL-2024 chromosome 10, ASM4276789v1, whole genome shotgun sequence:
- the LOC113801067 gene encoding V-type proton ATPase catalytic subunit A, whose translation MAGAMDRAAKLAKIQDADSEAALGSVWGVSGPVVIAKNMSGSAMYELVRVGHQELVGEIIRLEGDTATIQVYEDTSGVTVGDPVLKTGKPLSVELGPGIMGNIYDGIQRPLQEIGDLTESIYIPKGVSTPALSRSKSWEFHPEPAVKVGSHITGGDLFGIVPENSIINHRIMLPPKARGTVTYMAPAGNYGVDETVLEVEFDGEKHKYTMMQVWPVRQPRPVSEKLHANHPLLTGQRVLDALFPCVQGGTTAIPGAFGCGKTCISQALSKYSNSNVIIYVGCGERGNEMAEVLRDFPELELEVNGKKESIMKRTSLVANTSNMPVAAREASIYTGITLSEYFRDMGLHVSMMADSTSRWAEALREISGRLAEMPADSGYPAYLGARLASFYERAGRTKCLGNPEREGSVTIVGAVSPPGGDFSDPVTSATLGIVQVFWGLDKKLAQRKHFPSVNWLQSYSKYMRALEEHYDANYPEFITYRTKVKEILQEEDDLAEIVQLVGKASLSDTDKITLEVARIIKDDFLQQNSYTPYDRFCPFYKTVGMMRNIIAFYDMSRQIVNRTAQSDNKVTWQIIRDSMGNILYELSSMKFKDTFKDGEAKVKKDFDEIYENIQQAFRNLED comes from the exons ATG GCAGGAGCAATGGATAGGGCGGCCAAGTTGGCCAAAATACAAGATGCGGATTCCGAAGCTGCCCTGGGATCAGTCTGGGGTGTCTCTGGACCTG TCGTAATTGCCAAGAACATGAGTGGATCTGCTATGTACGAATTGGTGCGTGTAGGACATCAGGAGTTGGTGGGTGAGATTATTAGGCTGGAGGGAGACACGGCCACCATTCAG GTCTACGAAGACACCTCAGGTGTGACTGTGGGTGATCCTGTGCTGAAGACTGGAAAGCCCCTCTCTGTAGAGTTGGGTCCAGGCATCATGGGTAATATCTATGACGGAATTCAACGACCTCTGCAGGAGATTGGTGACCTCACTGAGTCCATTTACATCCCCAAGGGTGTATCCACCCCTGCTCTGTCTCGCAGCAAGAGCTGGGAGTTCCACCCTGAGCCAGCAGTGAAG GTGGGATCACACATCACTGGTGGAGATCTCTTTGGTATTGTGCCTGAGAACTCCATCATCAACCACAGGATCATGTTGCCCCCGAAGGCGCGTGGTACCGTGACATACATGGCTCCTGCTGGTAACTACGGTGTGGATGAGACTGTCCTGGAGGTTGAGTTTGATGGAGAGAAACATAAGTACACCATGATGCAG GTGTGGCCAGTAAGACAGCCACGTCCAGTGAGTGAGAAGCTCCATGCAAATCATCCTCTTCTTACTGGTCAGAGAGTCTTGGATGCTTTGTTCCCTTGTGTACAGGGAGGAACCACTGCTATTCCTGGTGCTTTCGGTTGTGGCAAGACCTGTATCTCACAGGCTCTTTCCAAGTATTCCAACTCTAATGTCATTATTTATGTTGGTTGTGGAGAGCGTGGCAATGAGATGGCTGAG GTACTGAGAGATTTCCCTGAACTGGAGCTGGAAGTGAATGGCAAGAAGGAGTCCATCATGAAGCGTACTTCCCTGGTAGCCAACACCTCCAACATGCCTGTGGCTGCTCGAGAAGCTTCCATCTACACTGGAATCACATTGTCTGAATACTTCCGTGACATGGGTCTCCATGTATCCATGATGGCTGACTCTACTTCCCGTTGGGCCGAGGCTCTTCGAGAAATCTCAGGTCGTTTGGCTGAGATGCCTGCTGATTCAGGCTACCCTGCCTACCTGGGTGCTCGTCTGGCTTCCTTCTACGAACGAGCAGGCCGAACTAAGTGCCTGGGTAACCCAGAGAGAGAGGGTTCAGTTACCATTGTTGGTGCAGTCTCTCCTCCTGGTGGTGACTTCTCAGATCCAGTCACATCTGCTACTCTTGGTATTGTACAGGTGTTCTGGGGTTTGGACAAGAAATTGGCACAGCGCAAGCATTTCCCCTCCGTCAACTGGCTCCAGTCCTACTCGAAGTACATGCGTGCACTAGAAGAGCATTATGATGCCAACTACCCTGAATTCATTACGTACAG GACCAAAGTAAAGGAGATTCTTCAGGAGGAAGATGATTTGGCTGAAATTGTACAGCTTGTCGGCAAAGCTTCACTCTCTGATACTGACAAGATTACCCTGGAGGTGGCCCGTATCATCAAGGATGATTTCTTGCAGCAAAACTCATACACTCCTTATGATCGTTTCTGTCCATTCTACAAGACTGTGGGAATGATGAGGAACATCATCGCATTCTATGACATGTCTCGACAGATTGTTAACCGTACAGCCCAGAGTGACAATAAG GTCACGTGGCAGATCATCCGAGATTCTATGGGCAACATCTTGTATGAGCTTTCATCCATGAAGTTCAAAGACACATTCAAAGATGGAGAGGCAAAGGTCAAGAAGGACTTCGATGAAATCTATGAGAACATTCAGCAAGCTTTCAGGAACCTTGAAGATTAA